TGAAAATGAAGCAGTTTGCAGACGAAGCAGCCAGGCTGAGGTCTGTGGCAGAGGAGGCAAAGAAGCAGAGGCAGGTTGCCGAGGAGGAGGCGGCCAAGCAACGCGCTGAAGCCGAGAAAATTCTCAAAGAGAAACTGGCCGCCATCAACGAGGCGACGCGTCTCAAGACGGAGGCTGAGATTGCGCTGAAGGCCAAAGAGGCCGAGAATGAACGACTGAAAAGAAAAGCTGAGGATGAAGCGTACCAAAGGAAGCTACTTGAGGACCAGGCGGCTCAGCATAAACAAGACATCGCAGAGAAGATCGAGCATCTAAAGAGCTCGTCTGACTCTGAACTAGAACGACAAAAGACAATAGTGGAAGACACCATCAGACAAAGGAGAGTTGTGGAAGAGGAAATTCATATCATCAAAATCAACTTTGAGAAGGCTTCAAAAGACAAATCAGACTTAGAGAACGAATTAAAGAAACTAAAAGAGATCGCGGATGAGACGCAGAAGAGCAAACTCAAAGCTGAGAAGGAAgccaagacattgaaacaacttgctgcagaggaggagaagaagaggaaagAAGCTGAGGAGATGGTAAAGCGGATCACGGCAGCGGAAGAAGAGGCAGCTCGACAATGCAAAGCTGCCCAAGAGGAGGTGGAACGCTTGAAAAAGAAACAAGCGGAAGCAAATACACAGAGAGAGAAGGCTGAGAAAGAAGCAGAGCAGCAGGTGATTTTAGCAAAAGATGCTGCTCAGAAATGCATGGCGGCCGAACAAAAagttcaaaaggttcagagcaaGAATGAGGCGGACGCTCTTGCTCAGGAGAAGTTGAAGGAGGAGTTTGAGAATGCTAAGAAACTTGCTCAAGAAGCTCAAAAGGCTAAGAAGAAAGCTGAGAAAGAAGCCGAGCTGCTCCGCCAGAAAGCAGAGGATGCAGAAAAACAGAAAAAAGCTGCAGAGGATGAAGCCGCCAAGCAGGCGAAAGCTCAAAAAGATGCAGAGAAACTGAGGAAAGAAGCAGAGGTGGAGGCCAGCAAGCGAGCGGAAGCCGAAAGCGCCGCTCTGAAGCAAAAGCAGCAGGCTGACGCTGAGATGGCCAAACACAAGAAAGAGGCCGAGCAAGCCCTCAAGCAAAAATCCCAAGTGGAGAAAGAACTGACAACAATCAAACTGCAGCTGGATAAAACCGACAAGCAGAAGGGTGTTTTGGATGAGGAGCTCCAGCGGGTTAAGGGCGAAGTCAATGACGCGGTCAAACAAAAGGCTCAGGTGGAAGACGAACTCTCCAAAGTTAGGATTCAAATGGAGGAGCTGCTTCAACTTAAAATCAAAATTGAGATTGAGAACAAGCGTCTAATGAAAAAAGACAAAGATAATTCAAAGAAGTTACTCGCAGATGAAGCTGAGAGGATGAAGACGTTGGCGGAGGACGCAGCCCGGCTTAGCGCTGAGGCCGAAGAAGCAGCCAAACAGAGACAGATCGCAGAGTCGGGTTTGGCTGAACAGAGAGCACTTGCAGAGAAAATGCTTAAGGAGAAGCTGCAGGCCATTCAGGAGGCTACAAAACTTAAGGCTGAGGCCGAGGAGCTCCAGAGGCAAAAGGACCAGGCACAGGAAAGGGCCAAAAAGCTCCTGGAGGACAAAGAGCAAATCCAGCAGCGGCTCGACAAGGAGACAGAAGGCTTCCAAAAGTCCCTTGAAGTTGAGCGAAAGAGAAAACAAGAGGCTTCAGCCGAGGCGGAAAAACTGAAACTGAAGGTGAAAGAGCTCAGCGATGCTCAAGCAAAAGCCAATGAGGAGGCAAAGAAGTTCAGGAAGCAGGCGGACGAGGCTAAAGCTCTTCTTCAGGAAACGGAACAAAAAACCACAGCGACTGTCGTGCAGAAGCTGAAGAGTCAGGAGCTGCAAAGCACGAGAGAAGCTGACGAACTCAAGCAAGCAATTGCTGCACTTGAACAGGAGAGAGAAAAGCTGCAAAAAGATTCAGAGACGCTTCAGAAAAAATCCAAAGAGGTAATGTAACATGGATCAATATATTGTTTTATAATGTGCTGCTTTTACTTACTCTGTTCTTGTTCTTACTAGATGGCCCTTGCCCAAAAAGAGCAGATTGAGCAGGAGAAGGCCCTACTTCAGCAGACTTTCCTAACTGAGAAGGAGCTGCTGTTGAAAAGAGAAAAGGAGGTCGAAGGCGAGAAAAAGAAGCTGGAGAAACAGTTTGAGGATGAAGTGAGCAAGGCGAAAGCCCTCCAAGAGGAGAAGGAACGTCAGCAGAAGATGATTGAGGAAGAGAAGAAAAAGCTCCAGGCCATCATGGACGATGCTTTACGGAAGCAGAAGGAGGCTGAGGCTGAGATGAAGAGGAAGCAGAAGGAAATGGAGGTGCTTGAAAAGAAAAGGAATGAGCAGGAAAAACTCTTGGGAGAGGAGAACAAAAAGCTCAGAGAGAAACTCAACAGCCTTGAGGTCGCGTCCAAAGAAAGTCCATCAAAAACGAAAGAAATTGAGGTCCAGACCGACAAGGGTGCTGGGGAGCGGTTAGTCGCTGCGACATCTGCGGTAACAACAAATAACGCGTACAATGGCTCTGGTGATCTTGGTAGTGTGAAAGAGTCTCCTTGGACCTTTGACGGAATAAGAGCGAAAGTTCCTGCTGAGAGACTCTTTGACGTTGGCATTCTGACAAAAAAAGAATTTGACAAACTTAAAAAGGGGAAAGTCTCTGTGCAAGACCTTGCCAAGACAGACAAGATGCAGTCGTGCCTTAAAGGTCAGAGCGGTGTTGGTGGCATTTTGACTCCATCTAAAGAGAAAATGAGCGTTTATCAGGCCCTTAAAGAAAACAAGATAACACCCAACACTGCTAAAATGCTGTTGGAAGCTCAAGCAGCTTCTGGTTACCTTGTAGATCCACTCAATAACAGACTCCTCTCTGTTGACGCGGCTGTTAAGGAGGAGTTGATTGGCCCTGAACTCCATGACAAAATGCTCTCTGCAGAGAAAGCAGCCACTGGTTTCAAAGACCCTTACACCGGTGACAAAATCTCCCTTTTTGAGGCCATGAAAAAAGGGCTTGTCGAGAAGGAACAGGCCAACCGATTCTTAGATGTCCAACTTGCAACTGGTGGCATCGTTGACCCCGTTAATTGTCACAGAGTAGCACTGCAGACCGCCTACAAGCAAGGGCAGTTTGACGCGGACACAAATAAACAACTGGCAGACTGCAAGTTGTTTATGGACCCCAGCACCCAGGAGCCCCTCACCTACAAGCAGCTATTGGAGAGGTGCACTAAGGATGCAGCCTCAGGCCTGTTGATTCTACCCGTGACGGAGGATGCTGCCCAAAGCGACAGAACATATTCTGacgcggagatgaaagaagtgtTCAGTAAATCAAGCGTCAATGTACCTTTTGGCAAATTCAAAGGGAAGACTGTCACCATTTGGGAAGTTATCAACTCAGAGTACTTTACAGAAGAGCAAAGACGAGAGCTGATTCGCCAGTACAAGACGGGCAAAATCACAGTGGAAAAGATCATCAAAATTGTCATCACTGTGGTGGAGGACAAGGAAAAGAGCAATGAAAATGTGTTGAACGGGTTGAGGGCTCCAGTTCCGGCCAGTGAGCTGTTGGACACTAAGGTTATCAGCAAAGACATATTCAACAAATTAAGCAACGGCAAGATAACAGTCAAAGAGATCTCTGAGATGGAGCCTGTGAAGAAAGCACTCCAAGGAACTCCAAGCATCGCCGGCCTGTTTAACGAACAAACCAAAGAGAAAATGGCTTTCTATCAAGCGATGAAGAAAGAACTAATCTCGCCTGAGACCGCCATTAATTTACTTGAGGCTCAAGCAGCTACTGGTTTCATCATTGATCCTATCAAGAACGAGAGGGTCCCTGTTGACGAAGCGGTCAAGTCGGGCTTGGTCGGCCCAGAACTCCATGAGAGGCTGCTGTCTGCTGAGAGAGCTGTCAGTGGCTACAAAGATCCTTATTCCGGGAAAAAAGTTTCTCTGTTTGAAGCCATGAACAAAGGTCTGATCAAAAGAGACCAAGGCGTCCGCTTGCTTGAAGCACAGCTCTCGACCGGAGGAGTTATTGACCCGGTTAAAAGCTATCGTGTCCCACACGAGGTTGCCTGCAAACGTGGCTATTTAGATGAGGAAACCAACAAGACTTTGAGCAAGACTGCAGACGAAACAAAAGTATTTTATGATCCAAACACAGAGGAGGATGCAACATATCTGCAGTTAATGAAgaaatgtgtgtctgacaatgaCACTGGACTTCCTTTGATGCCTCTATCAAAGACGGCGGAAAAGCCCAAAGAAGATCTACAGATAACCGAGGCCAAAACAAAAGAGGCCTTGACTCAGAACGTGGTGGATCTGGGATACGGGCCTTTCAAGGGGAAAAAGGTCACCATTTGGGAAATCATCAACTCTCACTACATCACGGAGGAGAAACGAATTGAGCTGATCCGTCAGTACAGAACAGGCCATGTGACAATAGAGAAGTTAATAACGGTGGTGATGGTAATGGTTGAGGAACACGAAGCGCAAACAAAAGACAAGCCCTGTTTTGAAGGTCTCAGGGAACCCGTCACTGCCAGGTCCTTGATGGACGCCAACATCATTGATAAGGCTACATTCACAGAGCTCCAACAAGGTACAAAAACTCCTCAAGAGGTGAGTGAGTATGATGTGGTCAGAAAGTATTTGCAAGGCACGGAGCGCATCGACGGCATTGCCATGGAAGGGACAAATGAAAAGTTGAGCATATATCAGGCgatgaaaaataacattttgcagccaaacactggGCTTGCACTCCTTGAAGCCCAAGCCGGAACTGGTTCCATAACAGATCCtgtcaaaaatatgaaatattctgTGGATGATGCCGTGAAGGCGGGAACTGTAGGCCCAGACCTTCATGAGAAACTTCTGTCTGCTGAAAAAGCAGTGACGGGATACAAAGATCCATATACCGGCAATAAGATTTCTCTGTTCCAAGCCCTGAAGAAAGAGCTGGTCCTGCGGGAGCATGCTGTTCCACTCCTGGAGGCTCAGCTTCATTCAGGAGGCATCATTGATCCAGTGAGTAGCCACCGCGTTCCCACCGATGTCGCTGTTCAACGCGGCTTCTTAAGCAAACAAATGGCCACTTCTTTAGATAAACCCTCTGGCGATGTTCAATGCTTCACCAATCCCAACAATAATGAAAGTGTTACTTACAAGCAGTTGATGGAGAACTGCGTCAAAGATCCAAATTCTGGTCTGTTCTACCTGCCAATGGCAAAGGCTGAAACGGTCGCTCCTGTCGAGAAGTCCTATCAGTACACAGAGGAGCAAGCCCAGGCGGAACTTGGTAAAGCTCAAATTGAGATCCCACACAAGAGCTTTGAAGGGAAGAGCATGACTATCTGGGAAATCATGAATTCGAACATGCTTCCAGAGGAGGAAAGGCGCCGCCTGCTGGAGCAGTATCGCTTGGGGAGAATCACAAAGGACAGAATGCTTGTCATTATAATTGAAATTATCGAACAAAGGGAGTCTGAAAAGTCTGAGCAGGGCATGTCATGTGATGTGATCAGAAGGAGGATCACAATTGAGGAGCTTTACAGCGCTCGAATTATTGACTTGCAAACGTACAATCTCTTGAAACAGGAAAAAATGACTATTAGTGAGATCATGGAAATGCCATCGGTGAAACAGTATCTTTTTGGCACCGGTTGTATTGCCGGCATTATGTCAGACGGTCCCTCCAAGATCAGCATTTATCAAGCCATGAAAGATGGAAAGATTAAACCTGTAGTTGCGCTAAGTCTCCTTGAGGCCCAAGCGGCCACCGGATTCATTATAGATCCAGTCAAAGATGAGCTTCTGACAGTGGATGAAGCTGTGCGCAAGGGGCTTGTGGGGCCTGAACTTCACGACAAACTTCTCTCAGCTGAGAGATCAGTGACCGGCTACAAGGATCCATACAGTGGAAAACTCATTTCTCTTTTCCAGGCAATGAAAAAGGATTTGATTCCAGAGGATTATGCTTTGAGGCTCTTGGAAGCCCAGAATGCCACTGGGGGGTTAATGGACCCAGAATACTACTTCCGCCTCCCCTCAGATGTAGCCATGCAGCGTGGATACATCAACAAGGAGACATTGGACAGAATATCTGAGCCTACGGGTGATGTCCAAGGTTACACTGACCCAACAACAGATGAGGACTTGACCTACGCTCAGCTGCTGAAAAGATGCCGAATTGACAAAAAGAGTGGGTTGAGGCTTCTGTCATTGGCGGACAGAAGTCTTCTCTTTCCGGGTATCAGAAAACAAATCACAGCGGATGAGCTGCTTCGTTCTCAGATTATTGACCAAAAGACGTACAACGGCCTCACAGAGGGCACAATCGCTCCGGAGGAAGTTAGTAGAGACATTAAGAAATACCTCCAGGGCACCAGCTGCATTGCTGGCGTGTTTGTAGAATCCAGCAAAGACCGCCTGTCCATCTACCAAGCAATGAAAAAGAACATGATCAGACCAGGAACTGCTTTTGAGCTCCTTGAGGCCCAAGCCGCGACGGGGTACGTAATTGACCCGATCAAAAACCTCAAACTAAATGTCAACGAGGCAGTCAAGATGGGTGTTGTCGGCCCAGAGTTTAAAGATAAGCTGCTGTCAGCGGAGAGAGCGGTCACAGGCTACAAAGATCCCTATTCCGGCAAGGTCATCTCACTGTTTCAGGCTATGAAGAAGGACCTGATTTTGAAGGACCATGGTATCCGCCTGCTAGAGGCTCAGATTGCAACAGGTGGAATCATTGACCCGCAAGAGAGCCATCGCTTGCCGGTGGAAGCAGCGTATGAACGCGGCCTCTTTGACCAGGAAATGAACGAGATCCTCACCGACCCGTCCGATGATACCAAAGGCTTCTTTGACCCCAACACGGAGGAAAACCTCACCTACCTTCAGCTGGTAGAGAGATGTATGATAGACCAACAAACGGGGCTCGCGCTTCTGCTGCTGAAGGAAAAGAAGAGAGAGAGGAAGACGTCATCCAAGTCATCTGTTCGTAAACGTCGAGTCGTTATTGTAGATCCAGAGACAGGCAAAGAGATGTCGGTATATGAAGCCTACCAGAAAGGCCTCATTGATCACCAGACTTACTTAGAGCTGGCAGAGCAGGAATGTGAGTGGGAGGAAATTACCAGCACCTCGTCTGATGGAGTTGTAAAATCCAAGATTATCGACAGACGGTCCGGTCGACAGTACGATATCGATGATGCAATCTCGAGTGGCCTGATTGAAAAGTCAGCTCTGGACCAGTATCGGTCTGGAACTCTGTCTATTACGGAATTTGCAGACATGCTGTCAGGAAACTCCAGTGGCGTCAGATCACGGTCATCCTCCTttggttcttcttcttcttcttacgcCATGAGTCCGGCGCCTAGCATAAAAACATCAGCTGCCCCGTGGAATGACCCAACCGAGGAAACTGGCCCCGTGGCTGGAATCCTGGACACAGAAACACTGGAGAAGGTGTCTGTAACAGAGGCCATCCACAGAAATCTTGTCGACAACATAACCGGTCAAAGGCTGCTGGAAGCTCAGGCTTGCACCGGAGGCATCATTGACCCGAACACTGGAGAGAAGTTCTCTATTACAGATGCAATGAACAAAGGGCTGGTAGATAAAATCATGGTGGACCGCATCAGTCTTGCACAAAAGGCCTGCGGTGGATTTGAGGATCCTCGAACCAAAATCAAAATGTCAGCTGCCCAAGCTCTGAAGAAAGGTTGGTTGTACTACGAGGCGGGCCAGCGCTTCCTGGAAGTCCAGTACCTCACGGGTGGTTTAATAGAACCAGACGTCACCAACAGAGTCTCATTGGATGAAGCCTTGAAAAAAGGCACCTTAGATGCCCGCACTGCACAGAAGTTGCGAGACGTCAACACTCATTCAAAATACCTCACATGCCCAAAAACCAAACTTAAAATTTCCTACAAGGACGC
The window above is part of the Nerophis ophidion isolate RoL-2023_Sa linkage group LG04, RoL_Noph_v1.0, whole genome shotgun sequence genome. Proteins encoded here:
- the pleca gene encoding plectin a isoform X4, which produces MDPLTAWTGSRLLWILVLVLATLLVWFFSFCCYTWKQTPSASMERYLAVMVRRSPSKASTQRKKKPKEKQLETNQLKEVTNTKVVKDAKEIKMGEVSDTYVVKKKKAEEAKETYMLKKEQNKKKKEEEVTKTNVAKEQQPKKAEKAKETNMLKKEQQKIEKVTETNVVKKEQQKKKEEEVTETNVVKQEQQQKKKAKEAKERNMLKKEQLEQKKKEEMTKTNVVKKGQQQKAEEAKETNILKKEQQKKKAEVTETNVVKKEQQQKKKAKEAKDINMLQDEQQKKKDEEVTKTNVVKKEQQQKAEEAKDTNMLKKEQQKKKEEVTETNVVKKEQQQKKKAKEAKDKNMLQEEQQKKKDEEVTKTNVVKKEQQQKKAEEVKGTIMLKKKKAKEAKETNMLEKEQQKKKEEEEVTETNVVKKEQQQNKKAKEAKDTNMLQEEQQKKKDEEVTKTNVVKKEQQQKKAEEVKGTNMLKKKKAKEAKETNMLEKEQQKKKEEEVSENIVVKKEQQRNKAEEGNETNMLKEEVKETFVVKRKKKKKKTEKLEETNVVKEEQPKEIMEANVIKKEQQKQVKQTHLIKMEVKETNVVKKEQPKKKKEVKVLQEIPEVKEVLAKELHEPPDPSLRRRRRRRRHHKAEMAMEEVQEEPRRKPLVRAASEESTADLSWAGGSPTPGDTLPWNLPKHHRIKRSKSASGDVLDAAERAVIRIADERDRVQKKTFTKWVNKHLVKAQRHVSDLYEDLRDGHNLISLLEVLSGETLPREKGRMRFHKLQNVQIALDFLKHRQVKLVNIRNDDIADGNPKLTLGLIWTIILHFQISDIQVNGQSDDMTAKERLLLWSQRMVEGYPGLRCDNFTSHWRDGKLFNAIIHKYRPGLVDLEQVGRQSSQKNLEQAFSVAEKELGVTRLLDPEDVDVPHPDEKSIITYVSSLYDVMPRVPTAQHAVAANELELRWQEYYDLLGVLLQWMRHHILVFQERKFPTSYEEIEVLWRQFLKFKETELPAKEADKNRSKHIFKSLEGAVQAGQLKVAPGQHPLDVEKEWGRLHVAILERERLLRTEFERLERLQRIVGKVQTESGVCEEQLNQAETLLQTDVRMLNAGKPLQHTAEVEADLEKAEGMIRFLFNDVQTLKDGRHLQAEQMYRRVYHLHERLVNLRSEYKLRLKSGVTMAQIPMAQIPMTQIPMTQISMPHVLQQAPVRLRPELDEVTLRYVQDLLGWLEENQRRVDQGEWGSDLPTVESQLGNHRGLHLSVEEFRSKIERAKADESQISPASKAAYRDYLGQLELQYGKLLNASKARLRYLDQLHAFVVAATKELMWLNEKEEEEVNYDWSERNTNMAAKKDNYSGLMRDLEVREKKTNSVQVSGDKLLKDGHPARKTVEAFTAALQTQWSWMLQLCCCIESHLKENTAYFQFFADVKEAENKLKKMQDAMKRKYTCERNTTVTRLEDLLQDAVDEKEQLGEFRTHLEGLKRRARTVVQLKPRNPATAIKSKLPIQAACDFKQMEITVHRGDECALLNNSQPFKWKVLNREGSEALVPSVCFLVSPTNKDAVNSVAGLEGSLQKLQTTWQTLSVDLRSLLSWQYLMRDIHIINTWNVSMFKTLTVEEYRLALRNLELHYQDFLRDSQDSQTFGAEDRMQVESSYNKTNLHYNTLVSSAEQGERDESLGRNHLIRLKDLRLRLEGCENRTVTRLRQLANKEPLSACALKTSEQMKVQSELEGLKKELSAIADQTEEVLASPQLSSAAPLLRSELEATKKKMDHVYGLSSIYLDKLKALEVVIRSSKDAEDTLESYESRLLDVHKVPADEKEADSQDGQIKKMQNEAKADQMVLDRLQDELRRAEGVHDKMTRLHSERDAELERQRHLVGGLEERWRAVMAQLEMRQRGLELLRRRMASYRDSYEWLTRWLAEARRHQEAIQAAPGGDGKALEEQLVAEKKLLEEVEKNEDKMDKCQKNATDYIDSIKDYQLHILTYRVLRDPLASPLKKAKMECASDDVIQEFVTLRTRYSELMTLVSQYVKFIVDARRRLQDDEKASEKLKEEERKRLAAIQAELDKQRQLAEAHAQSVAKAEQEAQTLKLKMKEEASKRQDVAVDADKQKQNIQQELNQLKNLSEQEIKSKNKQLEEALSSRTRIEEEIHIIRLQLETTIKQKSNADGELQQLRDRAGEAEKIRKAAQEEAERLRKQVAEETQKKKNAEDELKRKSEAEREASKQKQKALEDLQKFKMQAEEAERRMKQAEDEKLRQVKVVEEVAQKTASAQLQSTSKTFTERATKLEESLKKEQGTVLQLQEEAEKLRKQQEEASRAREQAEKELETWRQKANEALRLRLQAEEEAQRKSQAQDEAERQKVDAERDAKKRAKAEEAALKQKENAEKELDKQRTFAEQIAQQKLSAEQESIRLKADFEHAEQQRSLLDNELQRLKNEVNATEVERKKLEEELAKVRSEMDALLRMKNKAEKETLSNTEKSKQLLESEALKMKQFADEAARLRSVAEEAKKQRQVAEEEAAKQRAEAEKILKEKLAAINEATRLKTEAEIALKAKEAENERLKRKAEDEAYQRKLLEDQAAQHKQDIAEKIEHLKSSSDSELERQKTIVEDTIRQRRVVEEEIHIIKINFEKASKDKSDLENELKKLKEIADETQKSKLKAEKEAKTLKQLAAEEEKKRKEAEEMVKRITAAEEEAARQCKAAQEEVERLKKKQAEANTQREKAEKEAEQQVILAKDAAQKCMAAEQKVQKVQSKNEADALAQEKLKEEFENAKKLAQEAQKAKKKAEKEAELLRQKAEDAEKQKKAAEDEAAKQAKAQKDAEKLRKEAEVEASKRAEAESAALKQKQQADAEMAKHKKEAEQALKQKSQVEKELTTIKLQLDKTDKQKGVLDEELQRVKGEVNDAVKQKAQVEDELSKVRIQMEELLQLKIKIEIENKRLMKKDKDNSKKLLADEAERMKTLAEDAARLSAEAEEAAKQRQIAESGLAEQRALAEKMLKEKLQAIQEATKLKAEAEELQRQKDQAQERAKKLLEDKEQIQQRLDKETEGFQKSLEVERKRKQEASAEAEKLKLKVKELSDAQAKANEEAKKFRKQADEAKALLQETEQKTTATVVQKLKSQELQSTREADELKQAIAALEQEREKLQKDSETLQKKSKEMALAQKEQIEQEKALLQQTFLTEKELLLKREKEVEGEKKKLEKQFEDEVSKAKALQEEKERQQKMIEEEKKKLQAIMDDALRKQKEAEAEMKRKQKEMEVLEKKRNEQEKLLGEENKKLREKLNSLEVASKESPSKTKEIEVQTDKGAGERLVAATSAVTTNNAYNGSGDLGSVKESPWTFDGIRAKVPAERLFDVGILTKKEFDKLKKGKVSVQDLAKTDKMQSCLKGQSGVGGILTPSKEKMSVYQALKENKITPNTAKMLLEAQAASGYLVDPLNNRLLSVDAAVKEELIGPELHDKMLSAEKAATGFKDPYTGDKISLFEAMKKGLVEKEQANRFLDVQLATGGIVDPVNCHRVALQTAYKQGQFDADTNKQLADCKLFMDPSTQEPLTYKQLLERCTKDAASGLLILPVTEDAAQSDRTYSDAEMKEVFSKSSVNVPFGKFKGKTVTIWEVINSEYFTEEQRRELIRQYKTGKITVEKIIKIVITVVEDKEKSNENVLNGLRAPVPASELLDTKVISKDIFNKLSNGKITVKEISEMEPVKKALQGTPSIAGLFNEQTKEKMAFYQAMKKELISPETAINLLEAQAATGFIIDPIKNERVPVDEAVKSGLVGPELHERLLSAERAVSGYKDPYSGKKVSLFEAMNKGLIKRDQGVRLLEAQLSTGGVIDPVKSYRVPHEVACKRGYLDEETNKTLSKTADETKVFYDPNTEEDATYLQLMKKCVSDNDTGLPLMPLSKTAEKPKEDLQITEAKTKEALTQNVVDLGYGPFKGKKVTIWEIINSHYITEEKRIELIRQYRTGHVTIEKLITVVMVMVEEHEAQTKDKPCFEGLREPVTARSLMDANIIDKATFTELQQGTKTPQEVSEYDVVRKYLQGTERIDGIAMEGTNEKLSIYQAMKNNILQPNTGLALLEAQAGTGSITDPVKNMKYSVDDAVKAGTVGPDLHEKLLSAEKAVTGYKDPYTGNKISLFQALKKELVLREHAVPLLEAQLHSGGIIDPVSSHRVPTDVAVQRGFLSKQMATSLDKPSGDVQCFTNPNNNESVTYKQLMENCVKDPNSGLFYLPMAKAETVAPVEKSYQYTEEQAQAELGKAQIEIPHKSFEGKSMTIWEIMNSNMLPEEERRRLLEQYRLGRITKDRMLVIIIEIIEQRESEKSEQGMSCDVIRRRITIEELYSARIIDLQTYNLLKQEKMTISEIMEMPSVKQYLFGTGCIAGIMSDGPSKISIYQAMKDGKIKPVVALSLLEAQAATGFIIDPVKDELLTVDEAVRKGLVGPELHDKLLSAERSVTGYKDPYSGKLISLFQAMKKDLIPEDYALRLLEAQNATGGLMDPEYYFRLPSDVAMQRGYINKETLDRISEPTGDVQGYTDPTTDEDLTYAQLLKRCRIDKKSGLRLLSLADRSLLFPGIRKQITADELLRSQIIDQKTYNGLTEGTIAPEEVSRDIKKYLQGTSCIAGVFVESSKDRLSIYQAMKKNMIRPGTAFELLEAQAATGYVIDPIKNLKLNVNEAVKMGVVGPEFKDKLLSAERAVTGYKDPYSGKVISLFQAMKKDLILKDHGIRLLEAQIATGGIIDPQESHRLPVEAAYERGLFDQEMNEILTDPSDDTKGFFDPNTEENLTYLQLVERCMIDQQTGLALLLLKEKKRERKTSSKSSVRKRRVVIVDPETGKEMSVYEAYQKGLIDHQTYLELAEQECEWEEITSTSSDGVVKSKIIDRRSGRQYDIDDAISSGLIEKSALDQYRSGTLSITEFADMLSGNSSGVRSRSSSFGSSSSSYAMSPAPSIKTSAAPWNDPTEETGPVAGILDTETLEKVSVTEAIHRNLVDNITGQRLLEAQACTGGIIDPNTGEKFSITDAMNKGLVDKIMVDRISLAQKACGGFEDPRTKIKMSAAQALKKGWLYYEAGQRFLEVQYLTGGLIEPDVTNRVSLDEALKKGTLDARTAQKLRDVNTHSKYLTCPKTKLKISYKDALDRSMTEEGTGLRLLEASSQSSKGLYSPYSISGSGSATGSRSGSRTGSRSGSRRGSFDATGSSFTTTFSSPSYSSPGYGRRY